A region of the Bryobacteraceae bacterium genome:
GCATCGGCGAGGGCGCGCCCATCATCCGCTACCGGGAGACCGCTGAAAGCTGCCGCGCCGCCGTGGAGTCGATCCGCCCGTGGCTCGTCGGGCAGCGCCCGGAAGCCTTCGTCAAGCTCATGAACGGCGTCTTCCGGCGCATCGAGGGCAACTTCGCCGCCAAGGCCGCGCTCGACATCGCGCTGTTCGACTGGAACGCACAGAAACTCGGCGTGCCCCTGTGGCGGTGGTTCGGACTCGACCGCAACGACGCGCCGCTGACCACCTTCTCCATCGGCATCGACAAGGCGGACGTCATCCGCCAGAAGGTGCGCGAGGCGGAGGACTTCCCGGTGCTGAAGATCAAGGTGGGCCTCGACAACGACGAAGAGGTGATCGCCGCCGTCCGCTCCGTCACGCGCAAGCCGCTGCGCGTCGACGCCAACGAGGGGTTCAGGTCGAAGGAAGAGGCGGTGGAAAAGATCAACTGGCTGGAGAAACAGGGCGTGGAATTCATCGAGCAGCCGCTGCCGGCGGCGAACCTCGAAGACATGAACTGGATCCGCAAGCGCGTCCACATCCCGGTGTTCGCCGACGAGGCCTGCCTTCACCCGGCCGACGTGCCGCGCCTCGCCCCCTACTTCGATGGCGTCAACGTGAAGGTCGACAAGTGCGGCGGGCTGCTCGAGGCCAAGCGCATGATCGAGATGGCGCGCTCGCTCGGCCTGAAGGTGATGCTCGGCTGCATGGTCTCCAGCTCGGTGGCGATCACCGCCGCCGCGCACCTGTCGCCGCTGGTAGACTACGCCGACCTCGACGGAAACCTGCTCATCGCCAACGACCCTTACGAAGGCGTCCGCGTCGACAAGGGCCGGCTGATTCTACCGGACCGGCCGGGGCTCGGCCTGCGCCCGCGCCCTGGCGCCGCGTAAGCCTGCCATCCGCCGCGACACGGTTTCCATCGTGGGGCCGGCATCCTGATAACATCACTCTGGCTGGAGGCCCTTCCATGAAGGAACAGAACTACGCCAACCACGCTCGCCTGGTGCCGGGTTATCACTTCGTGCTCACCCCCGTGCTGCTGGCCACATGCATCGGATCGCTCGTCAACCTCTGGAAGTCGCTGGGCGACCATCAGCGCCTTTACAGCGCCTCGCTGATCGCCGTTCTCTCCTTCTGCGCCTTCTTCATCGCGGGCTATGCGCGCATCTTCGCGCTGAAGGCCCAGGACCGCGCCATCCGCGCCGAGGAGAACCTGCGGCATTTCGTGCTTGCGGGCCGGCTGCTCGATCCGCGGCTCAGCGTGAAACAGATTGTCGCGCTTCGCTTCGCCTCCGACGGCGAGTTCGTCGACCTGGCCCGGCGGGCGGCGGAAGAGGGCATGGAGCCGGACGCCATCAAACGCGCCATCAGGAACTGGCGCGCCGATCACTACCGCGTCTGACCCGCGCCGAAGGCGCGCGCCTGGCCGCGCCCGGCGTCACGCCGCTGTTACCGGCTGGTGTTTCTTCACCCAGTCCGGGTCGAACTCCACGCCAAACCCCGGCCCCCTCGGAACCCGGATCTTTCCATTCACCACCCGCAGCGGCGACGTGAGGCACTCG
Encoded here:
- a CDS encoding muconate cycloisomerase, translating into MNRRTFLSAPVFAAPLAAAPSSGAPAIETRIRRLRLRHTWTTVMSSSEYRDTFFVEYSRDGITGIGEGAPIIRYRETAESCRAAVESIRPWLVGQRPEAFVKLMNGVFRRIEGNFAAKAALDIALFDWNAQKLGVPLWRWFGLDRNDAPLTTFSIGIDKADVIRQKVREAEDFPVLKIKVGLDNDEEVIAAVRSVTRKPLRVDANEGFRSKEEAVEKINWLEKQGVEFIEQPLPAANLEDMNWIRKRVHIPVFADEACLHPADVPRLAPYFDGVNVKVDKCGGLLEAKRMIEMARSLGLKVMLGCMVSSSVAITAAAHLSPLVDYADLDGNLLIANDPYEGVRVDKGRLILPDRPGLGLRPRPGAA